From Candidatus Thermodiscus eudorianus:
GGGCCGGGGACAGGCATTCCTCCAGGATACCGGTGGTCTCGGTAGCCCCGCCGCGGTTGTAGGCAAGACATATCTACTATAGCCTCTAACCCTCCATAGCCCCCGGGGGTAGGATATGGACGACGTGAAAGACCTAGCAGAGAGGCTCGCACGCGAACTAGAAGACAGGGCAAGGTATGTCGAGAAGATGGCGCTAGACCCCGTGCCGGAAATCACTAGAAAGGATTTCGAGAAGCTCGTCGACGAGAACAAGGTAGTTGTACTTTACTTCACGGCCGACTGGTGCGGCCCATGCATATCGTTCTTGGAGTCGTTCCGCGAAGTAGCACTTCAACTCTCTAGGCCAGGCGTCGCCTTCGCGAGAGTCGACGTCGATAGAACCTATAGCCTAGCCGACAAGTATAACATACAGCATATACCAACAATAGTAATCTTCCGCCAGGGTAAACCCGTGGAGACGATACTGGGGCAGACCTCGAAGGAAGAACTGGCCAAGATCATCAAGGCACACATGAAGGCCGAGGGGTTCTCGGTATAGAGGGTCTAACGTAACCCACCTAACTCGTATGTTAGTGGAAACAGGCTCCCCGCGCTAGGTCCTTTGCACAGGAATAGTTTATAGGGTCCTACAACGATACCTCTTCTAACTGCTCTAAGACGTAACCACGGATCTCGTCTAGGCTTGGGAGGCTCCTTACCAGCTTCCCATTCTCAATGTACTTTACGGTTACTTCCTCGTAGCCCTCTCCGCACTCCAGGGTCTCGTCTAGGAACACGGTTAGTCTCTCACCGTTGCATCTAACTATTTTCTTGGCCCCTGGGAGCTTTCCACGCTTGGAGATCTTCTCCCATCCATTGCCCCTGTCAACCTCGACGATGTCCATGCTTAGATCGACGCTGGGCGCGGCGGCGATGCTGGTCCCGACTCCGAACCCGTCGACGACGTCCCTCAGCTCTACTATCTGGTTCTCACCGATACCTCCGCTCACGATTATCTTGACATCCGGGTATCCCTCTAGCTTAAGGATCCATTTAACCTCCTCCACTATCTCCCTCATCTTACCCCTCCTACTACTCGGGGTATCAAGCCTGACCCCCCACAGCCTGTCACCCAGGGTCTCGACTGCTAGACGCGCCTCTACCCTCTCATCGTCGAACGTGTCGATTAACGCGATCACGGGAGTCTCCCCGCTATACAGGTCGGCGAACCACTTCCACGCCTTCCTCTGGTCCCCGAACGCGATTATCAATGCATGCGGCATGGTGCCCTTCGGCTCCACACCTAGGTACTTCTTGGCTAGGACGCCACTTACACCATCAACCCCTCCTATATACGCGGCCCTATCGGCCGCTGGATATACTGCTGGATGGAGGGCTCGGAGGCCGAAGAAGAGTATCGATTTCTCCCCTGCGAGCTTCTTCATCCTGGCAGTCGCGGTGGCTATGGATGAGGAGAACCTTAACACGCCGAGTATCGAGGTCTCTAGATCGGCGAAATCACTGTATCTTCCTTCAATGACCATTACTGGCTCCTTCTTGTAGAATATAGTCCCCTCTGGTATGCTGTAGACCGTCACATCTCTGCCTTCTAGTATGGCTAGAGCCTCCTCCAGCCCCGCCAGCACCGCCCACTCGTAGCCCTTGGGCATGGAGTAGGCGTGTACCTCCATTCTAACCTTTAGATCGCTGAGGCCGGCCTCCTCTATGATGCGTTTCGTCCTCTTGAAGTAGATGTCTGTGGCTTCACCGGTCTTGACCTCGTCGGGGCTCGACATGTAGAGTGTTGGCTTTCTTCCCGGCATTCTCGACGCCTCCGTAGTTTGCGCTGGCGTCTAGATTCATATATATTGATAACGATGGATGCAGGGTAGCTTTTTCAACTCGGGTCGGGGACAGCTAAAGCGGTGGAGTGACTCGATGGGAAATGCTAGGATAAAGACTGGACCCTTCAACCTGATCATAACACACCTGCCGGGATGGCCCCACGCGAGGGATGCCGAGAAGCACCTCTACTGGCTCTTAGACGGCGTAGAGATCGTGCACAGGGCCCCCAACATAATACTTGCACGCGTCGATGACGCTAGGGGTAGTGTTGAAAGACTAAGGAGGAGTCTACCAGCCAGCACCCCCATCCTCCGGGTCATCCCGGTCGACGAAGTCGTATACCCCAGGGTATCCGATGTTAAGGAAGCGGTACACGGCTTGATCAAGGATGCGCCCCCGGGGAGTTACGCGATCAAGCTAGACGGCCATCTATACGATGACAATGGCGAGTTGATGCATAAAATCGACTCGATCAAAGTCATAGCTGAGGGTATAGAGAGGCCCGTGGACCTAACGAACCCGGACATACTAGTCTATATAAAGGTGGTAAAGTACCGGAGAGGCCATCTCGCCGCCATCTACGTCGGGCCTAGAGATGGAATCCTCTCCACCGTAAAGGAGAGGAGGTAGTACCCCTTTGGCCAGGCTCTTCGGGACCGCCGGGATAAGGGGACGCTACCTAGAGAAGATAACCCCCGAGCTAGCCTACAGGGTGGGTTTGAGCGTCGCCGCCTACGTCGGGGGGCTGGGCTCGGCCACTGTAGGATACGATATACGCACTACAAGCCCGTTACTGGCCCAGCTAGTCGCGGCTGGCCTAATGGCCGGCGGCCTAGACGCGATCGATACCGGCCTCGTGCCGACGCCCGTGTTGGCATACTCTGTTCCAGAGACGAAGTCTAAGGCTGGCGTCATGGTTACTGCCAGCCACAACCCGCCCCCGGACAATGGTATAAAGGTGTTTGACTCCACGGGCATGGAGTACACCCTTCCCATGGAGAGGGATCTGGAGGAGCTGATATTCAATGGGGACTTGAAGAAGCTCCACGCCTCATGGGATAACGTGGGCAGACTAGTCTACGGCCATGAGATAGTCGAGGAATACGTATACGATATACTAGAGATGGTGACGGTCGACAAGCCTAGAATAGAGCTACGCCTCGCGGTAGACTGTGCTAATGGTACGGCGAGCACAGTCACCCCCAGGATACTACGCATGGCCGGCGTGAGTAGCGTGATAAGCTTCAACTGCCACCAAGACGGGTTCTTCCCAGGCCGACACCCGGAGCCGCGTCCCGACACGATAGGCCCCTACATAAGCGCCACCTCTACGCTAAACGTCCACGGGCTACTAGCCCACGACGGAGACGCCGATAGACTGGCTATAGCAGTCCCGGGGCTGGGCTTCGTAAAGCAGGACCTAATCATAGCACTCTTCGCCTGGTGGAAGCTGAGGGAGAGAAAGGGTACGGTAGTCGTATCGGTCGATGTAGGGATAGAGGTCGAGGAGATAGTCGAACGCCTAGGCGGGCGCCTCGTAAGGAGCAAGCTAGGTAAGTTACACGAGAAGATAAGGGATACCCCGGGAGTCATACTGGCGGCCGAGCCCTGGAAGCTGATTGACCCGGCCTGGGGACCCTGGGTGGACGGGATCTACCAGGCAGCGCTCTTCGCCCGTATAGCAATGGAGGAGGGGGAGCCACCAGCCGCACTGGTGCAGAGGCTCCCCTTCTATCCATCGGCTAGGATAAACGTCAAGCTCGCTAAGGACGAGGACAAGCTCAAGTTATATCCCGTCCTCGAAGAGAAGGCTAAGAGCATCCTAGCGAAGGGAGCAGTCGACATACTTGAGATAGACGGTGTTAGGATAACGTACGACGACTCAAGCTGGATACTCCTACGCGTTAGTGGGACCGAGCCGAAGGTCAGAATATACGCCCAGGCCACGGGCAAGCAGAGGCTACTGGAGCTGGTGTCCAGGGCTAAGGAACTGGTCTATGCTACCGCGGGCCACCTAGGGTTGAAGATAACTGGCGTGGAGGAGCATATCGACCTGGGGCGTAAGAGGCCTAGCTTCTAACCCCATATCTCTTGATAACCTCTGCCAGCCTCTTCGGGTTCTTGGCGTAGAACCTCAGCTTTGTGACAGTCCTCTTTGACTTCTTCACGAGCTCTACGAACTTCCTCTTCTCGTTCACGTTGACCTCTATGTCGTCTGGTAGCGGGAATGTTATGGCAGTCTTACCTACTAGGCCCTTTATCACTATACCCTTGTCGGTGACCGTGTAGGAGGGGGCCGGCTGTAGCATCGTCACCTTGCCGACCTTCCTCAGCGCCCATATGTACACCAGCTGGTTTATAACGAAGAGCCCCTCGAAGTATATGAGGAAGGCTAGGAACTCCGCTAGCTTGCCCGGACCCGTGTAGACTGAGACGTACTGGTAGAGAGTGTCAACATACTTCCATAACAGGAAGAAGTAGAGCATTGCTATGAACATCCCCATGCTCGTGTACATGGTGAACCTCGACTGCTCCTGCATATCCTTCATTATATCCAAGTCCTTGGTCTGCAGCTCCCTAGCGTTTTCCTCCTCGTAGAGCTTCCTCCCCTTCAGCACCTCCTCGGGAGGGACCCTGGCCTGGCCTAGAGGGTTCTTTCCAGACCTGTTCTGCAACACGCTTATTATAATAATTAGTATAAACACTAGTATGAAGGTCTTATAGTTCCTGCCCAGGATAGCAGCCGCCACAGAGTAGAGGAGAATAGAAAACTGTCCGAGCAACACCCTGCTCTTAACATCCTCTATCTGGTTCGCCAACCCTATCCATCCCACACTAAACTCTGGCTCCAGATACTGCTATTAATCGTTGAGCCGTAAACCCCCAATAAACGTGCTGGGAGAGATGGCGAGAGAGACGGCAATAAAAGCGGGACTAGCACTGGTAGGCGCGGACCTGGAAGCAAAGAGAGACATATGCATTGTCATAGACGAGGGCATGATAGCTGAAATAGGCAGAGGCGATTCATGCCCCCTCAACCACATAGGAGGGCCCGACATAGTAGTGACTCCACAACCCGGCCTAGCCCATACACACAGCGGGGACCACGCCTTCCCCGAGTACGGAGTCGAAGAGGAACTCTCCAGGCTAGTGGCCCCGCCGCAGGGCTTGAAGCACAGGAGGCTGCAGGCAACACCGCAGTCGAGGATCGAGGAC
This genomic window contains:
- a CDS encoding DUF2208 domain-containing protein; translated protein: MANQIEDVKSRVLLGQFSILLYSVAAAILGRNYKTFILVFILIIIISVLQNRSGKNPLGQARVPPEEVLKGRKLYEEENARELQTKDLDIMKDMQEQSRFTMYTSMGMFIAMLYFFLLWKYVDTLYQYVSVYTGPGKLAEFLAFLIYFEGLFVINQLVYIWALRKVGKVTMLQPAPSYTVTDKGIVIKGLVGKTAITFPLPDDIEVNVNEKRKFVELVKKSKRTVTKLRFYAKNPKRLAEVIKRYGVRS
- a CDS encoding THUMP domain-containing protein is translated as MGNARIKTGPFNLIITHLPGWPHARDAEKHLYWLLDGVEIVHRAPNIILARVDDARGSVERLRRSLPASTPILRVIPVDEVVYPRVSDVKEAVHGLIKDAPPGSYAIKLDGHLYDDNGELMHKIDSIKVIAEGIERPVDLTNPDILVYIKVVKYRRGHLAAIYVGPRDGILSTVKERR
- a CDS encoding thioredoxin family protein, with amino-acid sequence MDDVKDLAERLARELEDRARYVEKMALDPVPEITRKDFEKLVDENKVVVLYFTADWCGPCISFLESFREVALQLSRPGVAFARVDVDRTYSLADKYNIQHIPTIVIFRQGKPVETILGQTSKEELAKIIKAHMKAEGFSV
- a CDS encoding phosphopentomutase/phosphoglucosamine mutase; translation: MARLFGTAGIRGRYLEKITPELAYRVGLSVAAYVGGLGSATVGYDIRTTSPLLAQLVAAGLMAGGLDAIDTGLVPTPVLAYSVPETKSKAGVMVTASHNPPPDNGIKVFDSTGMEYTLPMERDLEELIFNGDLKKLHASWDNVGRLVYGHEIVEEYVYDILEMVTVDKPRIELRLAVDCANGTASTVTPRILRMAGVSSVISFNCHQDGFFPGRHPEPRPDTIGPYISATSTLNVHGLLAHDGDADRLAIAVPGLGFVKQDLIIALFAWWKLRERKGTVVVSVDVGIEVEEIVERLGGRLVRSKLGKLHEKIRDTPGVILAAEPWKLIDPAWGPWVDGIYQAALFARIAMEEGEPPAALVQRLPFYPSARINVKLAKDEDKLKLYPVLEEKAKSILAKGAVDILEIDGVRITYDDSSWILLRVSGTEPKVRIYAQATGKQRLLELVSRAKELVYATAGHLGLKITGVEEHIDLGRKRPSF
- a CDS encoding nicotinate phosphoribosyltransferase is translated as MPGRKPTLYMSSPDEVKTGEATDIYFKRTKRIIEEAGLSDLKVRMEVHAYSMPKGYEWAVLAGLEEALAILEGRDVTVYSIPEGTIFYKKEPVMVIEGRYSDFADLETSILGVLRFSSSIATATARMKKLAGEKSILFFGLRALHPAVYPAADRAAYIGGVDGVSGVLAKKYLGVEPKGTMPHALIIAFGDQRKAWKWFADLYSGETPVIALIDTFDDERVEARLAVETLGDRLWGVRLDTPSSRRGKMREIVEEVKWILKLEGYPDVKIIVSGGIGENQIVELRDVVDGFGVGTSIAAAPSVDLSMDIVEVDRGNGWEKISKRGKLPGAKKIVRCNGERLTVFLDETLECGEGYEEVTVKYIENGKLVRSLPSLDEIRGYVLEQLEEVSL